Proteins encoded in a region of the Bacillus sp. T3 genome:
- a CDS encoding AraC family transcriptional regulator yields MFEQLYRQRVELTKIIEDHIGQDGSQITAIPTLFFSRFSNMTGPNYGVYNPSLCIIVQGMKEVLLSQERFQYGPADYLVASVNLPISGQVTEASTEVPYLALKLEFTPSEILEVLREFQMEEKKKENAKRGLYVSKIEPSLLDAVTRLARLLDQPKDIPVLAPLIRKEIIYRVLQGEHGGTLKQIAIEGSSTNQISDVIEHIMNNYEKSFKIEELAEIAKLSVSSLHRHFKEVTAMSPIQFQKQLRLQEARSLLLSESADAAEVAFRVGYESPSQFSREYSRMFGFPPKEDIKRLRANDDESEMNNLG; encoded by the coding sequence ATGTTTGAACAATTATATAGACAAAGAGTAGAGCTTACCAAAATCATCGAGGATCATATAGGACAAGACGGTTCTCAAATTACTGCTATTCCGACTTTATTTTTCTCCCGTTTCTCAAATATGACTGGACCAAACTATGGAGTTTACAATCCATCCTTATGCATTATCGTTCAAGGGATGAAGGAAGTGTTGTTATCACAGGAGCGGTTTCAGTATGGTCCTGCTGATTACCTTGTAGCCTCCGTTAATCTGCCAATAAGTGGACAAGTTACGGAGGCCTCGACCGAAGTTCCTTATCTGGCACTAAAACTTGAATTTACACCGAGTGAAATATTGGAGGTATTACGTGAATTCCAAATGGAAGAGAAAAAGAAGGAAAATGCTAAACGTGGTTTGTATGTCAGCAAAATAGAGCCCTCTCTGTTAGACGCGGTAACAAGATTAGCTCGGCTCTTAGACCAGCCTAAGGATATCCCGGTACTTGCCCCACTAATTAGAAAAGAAATTATCTACCGAGTTTTGCAAGGTGAACATGGAGGTACACTAAAACAAATAGCAATAGAAGGAAGTTCGACCAATCAAATCAGTGATGTGATTGAACATATCATGAATAACTATGAAAAATCTTTTAAGATTGAGGAGCTTGCGGAAATAGCCAAACTGAGTGTTTCTTCACTGCATCGGCACTTTAAAGAGGTCACTGCGATGAGTCCGATTCAATTCCAGAAACAATTGAGACTACAAGAAGCTCGGAGCCTGTTACTATCCGAATCAGCGGATGCAGCAGAAGTGGCGTTCCGGGTTGGATATGAAAGTCCATCACAATTTAGCCGTGAATATTCGCGAATGTTTGGTTTTCCACCAAAAGAAGATATTAAGCGTTTGAGGGCGAACGATGATGAATCTGAAATGAATAATCTTGGATAA
- a CDS encoding NADH-dependent flavin oxidoreductase translates to MNSNNEIMLSSFTLPNGVELKNRIVMAPMTNFSSNSDGTVTDAEVRYYGRRSSGASMVITACTYITPNGKGFHGEFGGDSDDMIPSLKRIAQAIKEKGAKAVLQIFHGGRSCPPELVPNGEIVSASDVPAEKSGVSTEEPDVKPRPLTEQEVEDMITAFGETTRRAIEAGYDGVEIHGANGYLIQQFFSPHSNRREDRFGGSLEKRMTFPLAVVDRVIKVVNEHAPSSFIVGYRFSPEEPESPGITMDETLMLVDALADKELHYLHVSLTDFFSKPRRGVADLNKTRIQYLLETIDNRVPLIGVGSIYSAEDARKAFDTGVSLLALGRELIIDPDWVQKVTEGKEIEIVTKIDKDKQQELMIPDPLWKAIIHTPGWFPGIS, encoded by the coding sequence ATGAATTCGAATAATGAAATAATGTTGTCATCCTTTACGCTTCCGAATGGAGTGGAATTGAAAAACAGAATCGTTATGGCTCCGATGACCAATTTTTCTTCAAATTCTGATGGAACTGTTACAGATGCAGAGGTGAGATATTATGGTCGTCGATCAAGCGGAGCCAGTATGGTGATTACTGCTTGTACATATATAACGCCTAATGGAAAGGGATTTCATGGAGAATTTGGCGGAGATAGTGATGATATGATCCCTAGTTTAAAGCGAATAGCTCAAGCTATTAAAGAAAAAGGTGCCAAAGCAGTCCTTCAAATATTTCACGGTGGCAGGAGTTGTCCACCTGAATTGGTACCAAATGGCGAAATTGTCAGTGCCAGTGATGTTCCAGCAGAAAAAAGTGGTGTGTCAACAGAAGAACCTGATGTTAAGCCAAGACCGTTAACTGAGCAAGAAGTAGAAGATATGATTACAGCATTTGGCGAAACGACCCGGCGGGCGATTGAAGCAGGATATGACGGGGTGGAAATTCACGGCGCAAACGGCTACTTAATCCAGCAATTCTTCTCTCCCCATTCGAATCGTCGCGAAGATCGCTTTGGCGGGAGCTTGGAGAAGCGAATGACTTTTCCTCTAGCCGTAGTCGACAGAGTAATAAAGGTTGTAAATGAGCATGCCCCTTCTTCCTTTATTGTTGGCTATCGTTTTTCACCAGAAGAACCAGAGTCACCCGGTATTACAATGGACGAGACGCTTATGCTAGTTGATGCTTTAGCAGATAAAGAGCTCCATTATCTGCATGTTTCGTTAACTGATTTCTTTTCCAAGCCTAGAAGAGGGGTTGCGGACCTTAATAAAACAAGAATTCAATACCTGCTTGAAACCATTGATAATCGGGTTCCATTAATTGGTGTTGGCTCCATTTATTCTGCTGAAGATGCTCGAAAAGCCTTTGATACTGGTGTTTCTCTCCTGGCATTGGGGCGAGAATTGATAATTGATCCTGATTGGGTGCAAAAAGTAACTGAAGGAAAAGAGATCGAGATTGTGACCAAGATCGATAAGGACAAGCAACAAGAATTGATGATTCCTGACCCATTATGGAAAGCGATCATCCACACACCGGGATGGTTTCCAGGGATTTCATGA
- a CDS encoding YceI family protein, with protein MTKWAVDQSHSSIGFEVKHMMVSKVKGTFETYTAEVEAAELTDLTTATIGFKFDVASINTRSEDRDNHLRSADFFDVENYSTIDFKSTSISKDGDDYKVTGDLTIKDVTKSVTFDVEFGGKGTNPWGVEVYGFEAEAKINREEFGLTWNAALETGGVLVGKDIKIKVELEVNPAA; from the coding sequence ATGACAAAATGGGCAGTAGACCAATCACACTCAAGCATTGGATTTGAAGTTAAACACATGATGGTATCAAAAGTAAAAGGGACTTTTGAAACGTATACCGCAGAAGTAGAAGCGGCAGAGTTAACAGATCTTACTACAGCTACAATTGGATTCAAATTTGACGTGGCAAGCATTAATACACGTAGCGAAGATCGTGATAATCACTTAAGATCAGCAGATTTCTTTGATGTTGAAAATTACTCAACGATTGATTTTAAATCAACCAGCATCTCAAAGGATGGAGATGATTATAAAGTAACGGGTGACTTAACAATTAAGGATGTAACAAAATCAGTTACTTTTGATGTTGAATTTGGTGGTAAAGGGACAAATCCATGGGGCGTAGAGGTTTACGGATTTGAAGCAGAAGCTAAAATTAACCGTGAAGAATTCGGCCTAACTTGGAACGCAGCTCTTGAAACAGGTGGCGTACTTGTAGGGAAAGATATCAAAATCAAAGTGGAATTAGAAGTAAACCCTGCAGCATAA
- a CDS encoding CBO0543 family protein, with the protein MKTLERSVFMHVTLTILTILASLKWADWKNWRNYHASMFIISTGGLLYEYIVQENTLWKFHSDFIYGNQMVVIVYAVITMPISVLIFLTHFPEKWIKRIFYILLWSGTYISVEWILLVFERISYQNGWHIWFSFFFDLVMFSVIALHHYKPVVAYILSIFIIIFLIHYFDIPFKFIA; encoded by the coding sequence ATGAAAACACTCGAAAGGAGTGTGTTTATGCATGTCACTCTTACCATACTAACCATTTTGGCATCCTTAAAGTGGGCTGATTGGAAAAACTGGAGAAACTACCATGCAAGTATGTTCATCATTTCAACAGGCGGCCTTCTTTATGAGTACATTGTACAAGAAAATACCTTATGGAAGTTCCATTCGGATTTCATATATGGAAATCAAATGGTTGTGATAGTTTACGCTGTTATTACGATGCCAATTAGTGTCTTGATTTTCCTGACTCATTTTCCAGAAAAATGGATTAAAAGAATCTTTTACATACTGCTTTGGTCTGGAACTTATATATCAGTAGAGTGGATTTTATTAGTATTTGAGAGAATTTCTTACCAGAATGGCTGGCATATTTGGTTTTCTTTTTTCTTTGATCTTGTCATGTTTTCTGTTATTGCGCTGCACCACTACAAACCAGTTGTGGCTTATATCCTATCTATTTTTATTATTATCTTCTTAATCCATTACTTTGATATTCCATTTAAGTTCATAGCATGA
- a CDS encoding DUF3231 family protein, with protein sequence MTKKPVLTSSELGTLWLTYQEKTMKLHMLDYFIEKADDEESKDILTNLHSETELYVGKITDMLKSEGAVIPVGFSTQDVNIEVEKLYDNGFDILFIRLIQEISMGMHSLNITMAYREDIVSMFKDLTALTQKYYNLCTQYLLNNGMLARPPYVSMPKSVEYVKDQSYLGGLAIHPFSDKRTLNTVEVAHIHHAIESNIIGMQMITGFAQCAKEEEAKQFFHEGAELAKSIVKDLSEALLHDGIQAPVPSGGHATRSTVAPFSDKLMMYCTSLFCSFSMGSNSLGTAFSLRNDLPAKMSIFMKDIFEYGHKGAKIMIKNGWMEEPPQMEERQQILNK encoded by the coding sequence ATGACAAAGAAGCCAGTCCTTACGTCCTCTGAACTTGGAACATTATGGCTGACATATCAAGAAAAAACAATGAAATTACATATGTTGGATTATTTTATTGAAAAAGCCGATGATGAAGAATCGAAAGATATTTTGACTAATTTGCATAGCGAAACAGAGCTTTATGTTGGGAAAATAACGGATATGCTTAAGAGTGAAGGTGCCGTAATTCCGGTAGGGTTTTCTACTCAGGATGTAAACATAGAGGTGGAGAAGTTATATGATAACGGTTTCGATATCCTATTCATACGCCTTATACAAGAAATAAGTATGGGGATGCACTCATTAAATATCACGATGGCCTATCGAGAAGATATTGTCTCAATGTTTAAAGATCTTACCGCATTGACTCAAAAGTATTACAATCTTTGTACGCAATATTTGCTTAATAATGGGATGCTTGCCCGACCACCCTATGTTTCCATGCCAAAATCAGTTGAGTATGTGAAAGACCAAAGTTATTTGGGGGGACTTGCGATTCATCCCTTTAGTGACAAAAGAACGCTAAATACGGTTGAGGTTGCTCACATTCATCATGCAATTGAATCAAATATCATTGGGATGCAAATGATTACGGGTTTTGCCCAATGCGCAAAGGAAGAAGAAGCCAAACAATTCTTTCACGAAGGAGCAGAACTTGCGAAAAGCATTGTAAAGGATTTGAGTGAAGCCTTGCTGCATGATGGGATACAAGCCCCAGTACCATCAGGCGGTCATGCTACCCGGTCAACTGTGGCCCCATTTTCAGACAAATTGATGATGTATTGCACAAGTCTTTTCTGCAGCTTTTCGATGGGCAGCAACTCATTAGGAACCGCTTTTAGCTTACGAAATGATTTACCAGCTAAAATGTCGATTTTTATGAAAGATATTTTTGAATATGGCCATAAGGGAGCCAAAATCATGATAAAAAATGGGTGGATGGAAGAACCACCTCAAATGGAAGAACGACAGCAAATATTGAATAAATAA
- the rarD gene encoding EamA family transporter RarD: protein MERENVIGMIFAAGAYIVWGVLPIYWKMLGEVPALEILAHRVVWSFFFVLIIVFLLKRKRLKNFFQVQMRQKKTWLGLLLASLFISINWVTYIFAVNTNHIVEASLGYYVNPLIAVMLGVFVLGEKINMSQAISFVLAGIGVLYMTLSIGKFPWIALVLALSFGFYGLSKKLIQVDSILGLLLETIFILPFALLFLAYLGINDQNSFATMSLKTDLFLLGSGIATALPLLWFGIGAQKIPLYMVGILQYIAPSISLILGVIMYGEPFTKDHVVTFTCIWSAIAMFTISNIRQVLKNRKESTVATR from the coding sequence ATGGAACGTGAAAATGTAATAGGTATGATCTTTGCAGCAGGTGCTTATATCGTGTGGGGAGTATTACCAATCTATTGGAAAATGCTAGGTGAAGTTCCTGCACTTGAAATATTAGCCCATCGAGTCGTATGGTCGTTTTTTTTCGTCCTCATTATCGTATTTCTTTTAAAGAGAAAACGATTAAAAAACTTTTTTCAAGTTCAAATGAGACAGAAAAAAACTTGGCTCGGACTTTTACTGGCTTCTTTATTTATAAGTATTAATTGGGTCACATATATTTTTGCTGTCAATACGAACCACATTGTGGAGGCGAGTCTAGGCTACTATGTTAATCCACTTATCGCTGTTATGTTAGGTGTTTTTGTATTAGGTGAAAAAATAAATATGTCTCAGGCTATCTCATTTGTCTTAGCTGGAATCGGTGTTCTTTATATGACGCTATCGATTGGAAAGTTCCCGTGGATTGCACTAGTATTAGCCTTATCCTTCGGTTTTTATGGATTATCGAAAAAACTAATACAAGTAGATTCCATATTAGGCTTGCTCTTGGAAACTATTTTTATTTTACCTTTTGCCCTTTTGTTTTTAGCTTATTTAGGTATAAATGATCAGAATAGCTTTGCGACAATGTCACTTAAAACTGATTTATTTTTACTCGGATCAGGTATCGCTACAGCTTTACCACTGTTGTGGTTTGGAATTGGTGCACAAAAAATTCCTCTTTACATGGTGGGCATCCTACAATATATTGCTCCGTCCATTAGTTTGATTCTTGGGGTAATTATGTACGGGGAACCCTTCACAAAAGACCATGTTGTCACCTTTACTTGCATTTGGTCAGCGATTGCGATGTTTACCATCTCAAATATTCGGCAAGTCTTAAAAAATAGAAAAGAGTCAACAGTAGCCACAAGATAA
- a CDS encoding DUF421 domain-containing protein — protein MSFIWQSFLLIVSGILLLRLAGRKSISQMTLAQTIVMISIGTIIVQPIVEKSVIKAVLGAAIFVISSILIEVLEVKFNFFEKFITGKAKIVIENGTLNTENLKKLRLTVDQLEMRLRNHGIANIGDVKIATIEPNGLIGYELNENAKPLTVGEFKKLVELYFPLIPGVAQNTTQTTSQEKGNIFEEIKDGGPQDNPDYLM, from the coding sequence ATGTCCTTTATCTGGCAGTCATTTTTATTAATTGTATCTGGAATATTGCTTTTGAGATTGGCGGGAAGAAAATCAATATCCCAAATGACCCTTGCTCAAACAATCGTTATGATCTCAATTGGAACAATTATCGTGCAACCTATTGTAGAAAAAAGTGTAATAAAGGCTGTTTTAGGGGCTGCCATTTTTGTCATTTCAAGTATTCTGATTGAAGTATTAGAAGTTAAATTTAATTTTTTTGAAAAATTCATCACCGGTAAAGCTAAAATAGTGATTGAAAACGGTACATTAAATACTGAGAATCTTAAAAAATTACGATTAACCGTTGACCAATTGGAAATGAGATTGCGAAATCATGGTATAGCGAATATTGGAGATGTCAAAATAGCAACGATTGAACCGAATGGACTTATTGGGTACGAACTAAATGAAAATGCGAAACCATTAACTGTCGGAGAGTTCAAGAAACTAGTTGAGTTGTATTTTCCATTAATCCCAGGTGTGGCACAAAACACAACACAAACCACTTCTCAAGAAAAAGGAAATATTTTTGAGGAAATTAAAGATGGAGGTCCACAAGATAATCCAGATTATCTGATGTGA
- a CDS encoding DUF2383 domain-containing protein, with translation MQNEIIVEELNTLLRGTYMGVRALEHHIHQLDNADLRQYFQSIQQEAKQNASKLAERIQNLGGMPADDEGISGSMHSFMHKVMLPHDNRKIIEDALKGMDNYGVDYSEELVRGDLDAESKRIVEDVINTNRRHVEKLRELLH, from the coding sequence ATGCAGAATGAAATAATCGTTGAGGAATTGAATACGTTACTGAGAGGAACCTACATGGGAGTACGGGCACTTGAGCACCATATTCATCAGCTCGATAATGCAGATTTGAGGCAGTATTTCCAATCTATACAACAAGAGGCAAAGCAGAATGCATCCAAATTAGCTGAGCGAATTCAAAATCTAGGAGGAATGCCTGCCGATGATGAAGGGATTTCCGGTTCAATGCACAGCTTCATGCACAAAGTAATGCTTCCTCATGATAATAGGAAAATCATTGAGGATGCTTTAAAAGGCATGGATAACTATGGTGTAGATTATTCAGAGGAACTTGTAAGAGGAGATTTAGATGCAGAGAGCAAACGAATTGTTGAAGATGTAATAAACACCAACCGTAGACATGTTGAAAAGTTACGGGAACTACTTCATTAA
- a CDS encoding cupin domain-containing protein, which yields MAEKLEFYDSKLVQDFNRDLEQYNLGPLWNAIPDLMKHTPEPHAQAYLWKYELLQNKLMEATEIFTPERGGERRAIYLQNPGLNYRKPWGWASTTQTLYAAVQLILPGETAPSHRHVQNALRFIMEGEGAYTIVQGERIYMERGDFLTTPGGLWHGHGHPGDKPMIWMDCLDIPTVYYLGGTFFEPYPEKIEQPKVPDNYSAGHYQGGMVRPISDRYFKKAPLAAFKWVGTEAALKGLSNYDPDLHDGYAVEYINPSNGETACPTIAAWMQMLPAGFKGKAHRHTHASIYHVHEGSGYTIINGVRFDWSKGDYFVVPNWAWHEHVATVESYLFSTNDLPILEKFKLEQQQEYEQNQGHQTITAEFKPAGC from the coding sequence ATGGCTGAAAAACTTGAATTTTATGATAGTAAGCTTGTCCAAGATTTCAATCGCGACCTTGAGCAATACAATTTGGGGCCATTATGGAATGCCATTCCCGATTTAATGAAGCATACGCCTGAGCCACATGCACAAGCATATCTATGGAAATATGAACTATTGCAAAATAAATTAATGGAAGCCACAGAAATTTTTACTCCTGAAAGAGGTGGAGAACGTCGAGCCATATATTTGCAAAATCCAGGGCTCAACTATCGAAAACCGTGGGGCTGGGCATCTACTACCCAAACACTTTATGCTGCTGTTCAGCTTATTTTACCTGGGGAAACGGCACCATCACACCGCCACGTCCAAAACGCCCTTCGTTTTATCATGGAAGGAGAAGGGGCTTACACGATTGTTCAAGGTGAACGCATTTATATGGAACGAGGGGACTTCTTAACCACACCAGGCGGGCTTTGGCACGGTCATGGTCATCCTGGCGACAAACCAATGATTTGGATGGATTGTCTTGATATCCCAACCGTTTACTATCTTGGTGGCACCTTCTTCGAACCGTATCCTGAAAAAATTGAGCAGCCAAAGGTTCCAGATAATTATTCGGCAGGGCATTATCAAGGTGGGATGGTTCGTCCGATTTCTGATCGATATTTTAAAAAGGCTCCGCTTGCCGCCTTTAAATGGGTAGGTACGGAAGCTGCTCTAAAAGGTTTATCAAACTATGACCCAGATCTACACGATGGCTATGCTGTTGAATATATCAATCCTTCTAATGGCGAAACAGCCTGTCCAACCATTGCTGCTTGGATGCAAATGCTCCCAGCCGGATTTAAAGGTAAGGCGCATCGACATACTCATGCTTCAATCTATCACGTTCATGAAGGATCGGGGTACACGATCATTAACGGAGTTCGATTTGATTGGTCAAAAGGGGATTACTTTGTTGTTCCCAACTGGGCTTGGCACGAACATGTGGCAACAGTGGAAAGTTATCTTTTCTCAACGAATGATCTACCAATTTTAGAAAAATTCAAGCTTGAGCAACAGCAAGAATATGAACAGAATCAAGGTCATCAAACGATAACTGCTGAGTTCAAACCGGCAGGGTGTTAA
- a CDS encoding fumarylacetoacetate hydrolase family protein — protein sequence MKLITFTKAGVSRAGAIIDNQVVDLHLAYQALLESEGKLRAQQIAEAYVPVDVVGLLQGGKESLVEAKKAISFALEKQKYNGKELVHQKDTVKVNAPVPNPGKMICVGHNYREHILEMNRELPEVPVVFAKFANTVIGPEEDIPFYPVSEQLDYEAEFAFVIGKRARNVSQADALDYVAGYTIVNDVTYRDIQRRTIQWLQGKTVDGSAPMGPWLITADELENPSGLEVTLTVNGEVRQQSNTANLVFSVQYLVEFLSGLMTLEPGDVILTGTPGGVGVARNPQVFLKDGDVVKIEIAKIGALENRVKQTAEVLV from the coding sequence ATGAAACTTATTACTTTTACAAAAGCAGGTGTTTCTCGGGCAGGCGCCATTATCGACAATCAAGTAGTGGACTTACATCTTGCTTATCAAGCTCTATTAGAATCAGAAGGAAAATTGAGAGCGCAGCAAATTGCCGAGGCATATGTTCCGGTTGATGTAGTTGGTTTATTGCAAGGCGGAAAAGAAAGCTTAGTGGAAGCGAAGAAAGCCATTTCTTTTGCATTAGAAAAACAAAAATATAACGGAAAAGAACTTGTTCACCAAAAAGATACTGTGAAGGTAAATGCTCCAGTACCAAACCCAGGGAAAATGATTTGCGTAGGTCACAATTATCGCGAGCATATTTTAGAAATGAACAGAGAATTACCTGAAGTTCCAGTTGTATTTGCAAAGTTTGCCAATACGGTGATTGGACCAGAGGAGGATATCCCATTTTACCCTGTTTCTGAACAACTAGATTATGAAGCGGAATTTGCGTTTGTTATTGGCAAGCGAGCAAGGAATGTTTCACAAGCTGATGCACTTGATTATGTAGCAGGCTATACAATCGTAAATGATGTTACATACCGCGACATCCAGCGTAGAACGATCCAATGGCTGCAAGGGAAAACGGTGGATGGAAGTGCTCCAATGGGTCCATGGCTCATCACCGCGGATGAACTAGAAAATCCATCAGGGCTTGAGGTGACATTAACTGTTAACGGTGAGGTTCGTCAACAATCCAATACAGCCAATCTGGTTTTCTCGGTGCAGTATTTAGTTGAGTTTCTATCCGGCTTGATGACACTTGAACCAGGTGATGTCATTCTCACAGGGACACCTGGAGGAGTTGGAGTTGCTAGAAATCCTCAAGTATTCCTTAAGGATGGCGATGTTGTAAAAATTGAAATTGCCAAGATTGGTGCTTTAGAAAATCGAGTAAAGCAAACTGCGGAGGTATTAGTATAA
- a CDS encoding IclR family transcriptional regulator, whose translation MKKERSSSLANALAILKCFSMDNPELGVTEMAKILGLSKSAVHRLMLSMGSEGFVHKDAQTNRYSLGTSILALTNIVNYQLPIINESIPILNLLTERTGETALLGILEGTNMIYLQKIESENPVKPAVHIGMRLPIHCTCSGQVVLAFQNEETIAKLVPNKLEQYTSKTVGTREELEKRLTEIKRQKYAICVQEYCEDYISIGAPVWDNQERVIAAVSIVGPVQRLKKKQWMIEEVKTAGQNLSEIVKKRKKKGLNYNLVRK comes from the coding sequence TTGAAAAAGGAAAGGTCCTCATCATTAGCAAATGCTTTAGCGATTTTAAAGTGCTTTTCAATGGATAATCCTGAGCTCGGTGTAACCGAAATGGCCAAAATTTTAGGGTTAAGTAAGAGTGCAGTTCATCGATTAATGCTCTCCATGGGCAGTGAAGGATTTGTTCATAAAGACGCGCAAACAAACCGCTATAGCTTAGGAACCTCAATATTAGCATTAACCAATATCGTAAACTATCAATTACCGATCATCAACGAGTCTATCCCAATTTTAAATTTACTGACGGAAAGAACAGGAGAAACAGCCCTGCTTGGGATTTTAGAAGGAACTAACATGATCTATTTACAAAAAATTGAATCTGAAAATCCTGTAAAACCTGCTGTTCACATTGGGATGCGCCTGCCCATTCATTGTACTTGTAGTGGGCAAGTTGTGCTAGCATTTCAAAATGAAGAAACCATTGCTAAATTAGTACCTAACAAACTTGAACAATATACTTCTAAAACGGTTGGAACACGAGAGGAATTAGAGAAGAGACTAACAGAAATTAAACGGCAGAAATATGCGATTTGTGTACAGGAATATTGCGAAGATTATATATCGATTGGTGCCCCTGTTTGGGATAATCAGGAGCGGGTAATAGCTGCTGTTTCCATTGTTGGACCAGTGCAGCGTCTTAAGAAAAAACAGTGGATGATTGAGGAAGTAAAAACGGCCGGACAAAACTTATCTGAAATTGTTAAAAAGCGAAAGAAGAAAGGTTTGAATTACAATTTGGTTAGGAAGTAA
- a CDS encoding acetyl-CoA C-acetyltransferase produces the protein MTNIVLVEGARTAFTEIAETFRSISATDLGVEAARGAIRKAKLNPEEIDQVVFANVQQSSKDAHLLARHVALKAGLPIHVPAITINRLCGSGIEAILTGARYIMTGEAKVVLVGGTESMSNVPHVIAGMRWGSKLGGPVIEDWVFDGLYDTVGECTMADTAENIAKKYGISREEADTHALSSHERAIAATEKGYFQQEIVPVTISSRKGDKVIDKDEHIRNTSMEQLGKLKARFVENGVVTPGNASGMVDGAAAMIITTSDYAEEKGLKPIARLVSWDVVGVEPKYMGIGQVLAIQNALKKAKLKIEDLDLIEINEAFSAQYLACQKELGFDPEIGNVNGGAVALGHPLAASGTRITLTLAYELVRRNAKYGASAVCIGGGQGIASIWERL, from the coding sequence ATGACTAACATCGTTTTAGTAGAGGGAGCTCGCACAGCGTTTACGGAAATAGCGGAAACTTTTCGCTCAATTTCTGCTACAGATTTAGGGGTAGAAGCTGCACGTGGAGCGATTCGTAAAGCAAAGCTAAATCCTGAGGAAATTGATCAGGTAGTATTCGCCAATGTCCAGCAATCTAGTAAAGATGCCCATCTTCTTGCCCGACATGTTGCCTTAAAGGCGGGTCTACCCATTCATGTTCCGGCAATAACGATTAATCGATTATGCGGTAGTGGAATAGAGGCGATCTTAACGGGAGCTCGGTATATCATGACAGGGGAAGCTAAGGTTGTACTTGTTGGCGGAACGGAAAGTATGAGCAATGTCCCACATGTAATTGCAGGGATGAGATGGGGGAGCAAGCTAGGTGGTCCTGTCATTGAAGACTGGGTATTTGATGGTTTATATGACACAGTAGGCGAATGTACTATGGCAGATACTGCAGAAAATATCGCAAAAAAGTATGGCATTTCTCGTGAAGAGGCTGACACCCATGCACTATCAAGCCATGAGCGGGCTATAGCTGCAACGGAAAAAGGGTATTTCCAACAGGAGATTGTTCCTGTTACGATTTCAAGCCGAAAAGGCGATAAAGTAATTGATAAAGATGAACATATTAGAAACACAAGCATGGAACAACTTGGTAAATTAAAAGCACGTTTTGTTGAGAATGGTGTTGTCACACCTGGGAATGCAAGTGGGATGGTAGATGGTGCAGCAGCAATGATTATCACCACCAGCGATTATGCAGAAGAAAAAGGTCTAAAGCCAATCGCTCGCCTTGTTTCATGGGATGTTGTAGGGGTTGAGCCGAAATATATGGGCATTGGACAGGTTCTGGCAATTCAAAATGCGTTGAAAAAAGCAAAGCTTAAAATAGAGGATTTAGATTTAATCGAAATAAATGAAGCTTTCTCAGCTCAATACCTAGCCTGTCAAAAAGAGTTAGGGTTCGACCCGGAAATTGGCAATGTTAATGGCGGAGCTGTTGCTTTAGGCCATCCACTTGCTGCAAGTGGAACCCGTATCACCTTAACACTTGCATATGAATTAGTAAGACGCAATGCGAAATACGGTGCATCTGCTGTTTGTATCGGTGGAGGACAAGGAATTGCCTCGATTTGGGAGCGCTTATAA